In a genomic window of Corynebacterium lizhenjunii:
- the pdxY gene encoding pyridoxal kinase PdxY, with amino-acid sequence MNILSIQSHVTFGHVGNSAAVFPLQRAGHEVWPIHTVNFSNHTGYGDWGGPLTPASEVTAIVDGLERRGALEQVDAVLSGYQGGADIAGAIVETVRRVKEANPNALYACDPVMGNAKSGCFVSDEIPPLLRDKVVPVADIITPNQFELGFLTGQETTTLEQTLEAVRAAQEIGPRTVLVTSVLRPQTPEDSIEMLAVDGQRAYLVATPRLPFKRNGSGDVTAALFTGHYTATRDAQLALARTASSIFDLLQLTYEAEATELALIESQEYFASPRLQFEVQELG; translated from the coding sequence ATGAATATCCTTTCCATCCAGTCGCACGTGACTTTTGGCCACGTGGGCAACTCGGCCGCCGTCTTTCCGCTGCAACGAGCAGGCCATGAGGTGTGGCCCATCCACACCGTCAATTTTTCTAATCACACCGGTTACGGCGACTGGGGCGGGCCGCTGACCCCGGCCAGTGAGGTCACGGCGATTGTCGATGGCCTTGAGCGCCGCGGGGCGCTGGAGCAGGTGGACGCGGTGCTGTCTGGCTACCAGGGTGGTGCGGATATTGCTGGGGCGATTGTGGAGACCGTGCGTCGCGTCAAGGAGGCTAATCCGAATGCTCTCTATGCTTGCGATCCGGTGATGGGCAACGCCAAGTCTGGCTGTTTTGTTTCAGATGAAATCCCGCCGCTGCTGCGCGATAAGGTGGTGCCGGTTGCAGACATCATCACCCCCAACCAGTTTGAGCTGGGTTTCTTGACGGGCCAGGAGACCACCACCCTGGAGCAAACCTTAGAGGCCGTCCGCGCGGCCCAGGAGATTGGCCCGCGCACGGTGTTGGTGACCTCGGTGCTGCGCCCGCAGACCCCGGAGGATTCCATTGAGATGCTGGCGGTAGATGGCCAGCGTGCCTACCTGGTGGCCACCCCGCGCCTGCCGTTTAAGCGCAATGGCTCCGGGGATGTGACCGCTGCGTTGTTTACCGGCCACTACACCGCCACCCGCGACGCTCAGCTGGCGCTGGCGCGCACTGCCTCCTCCATCTTTGACCTGCTGCAGCTGACCTATGAGGCAGAGGCCACTGAGCTGGCTCTGATTGAGTCGCAAGAGTACTTTGCCTCCCCGCGCCTGCAGTTTGAGGTCCAAGAGCTGGGGTAA